A stretch of Procambarus clarkii isolate CNS0578487 chromosome 80, FALCON_Pclarkii_2.0, whole genome shotgun sequence DNA encodes these proteins:
- the LOC123746398 gene encoding uncharacterized protein: MKTLIVIAFLAVMSLAASSAEPSPDAEPGHFRGGYGGGFGGGFGGGFGGFKGGYRGKRSAEADPEALAEPGHFRGGYGGGFGGGFGGFRGGYRGKRSAEADPEALAEPGHFRGGYGGGFGGGFGGFRGGYRGRRSAEANPEPVADPGFHGHRGFGGGFGGFGGFGGGKYYG; encoded by the exons ATGAAGACCCTG ATCGTTATAGCATTCTTGGCTGTCATGTCCTTGGCGGCATCaagcgctgagccttccccagaTGCCGAACCTGGTCACTTCAGGGGAGGTTACGGTGGAGGCTTCGGAGGAGGCTTCGGGGGAGGCTTCGGTGGTTTCAAAGGAGGATATCGTGGAAAGAGAAGTGCTGAAGCTGATCCAGAGGCTCTTGCCGAACCGGGACACTTCAGGGGAGGGTACGGTGGGGGCTTCGGTGGCGGCTTCGGTGGTTTCAGAGGAGGATATCGTGGAAAGAGAAGTGCTGAAGCTGATCCAGAGGCTCTTGCCGAACCCGGACACTTCAGGGGAGGGTACGGTGGCGGCTtcggtggcggctttggcggtttCAGAGGAGGATATCGTGGAAGGAGGAGTGCTGAAGCTAACCCAGAACCCGTTGCTGACCCAGGTTTCCACGGTCACAGAGGTTTCGGTGGAGGTTTCGGAGGATTTGGAGGGTTTGGAGGTGGAAAATATTATGGTTGA